In a single window of the uncultured Pseudodesulfovibrio sp. genome:
- the rplS gene encoding 50S ribosomal protein L19 yields MDIIKKIEAEHIRLDIPEFKAGDTVKVHYRIIEGEKERIQVFQGAVLRRRRGTTNSTFTVRKISDGIGVERVFPMNSPYIDRVEVVSEGKVRRSRIYYLRNLRGKAARIKSKQIWE; encoded by the coding sequence ATGGACATCATCAAGAAAATCGAAGCCGAACACATCCGCTTGGATATCCCCGAGTTCAAGGCCGGCGACACCGTCAAGGTTCACTACCGGATCATCGAGGGCGAGAAAGAGCGCATCCAGGTCTTCCAGGGCGCGGTCCTGCGTCGCCGTCGCGGCACCACCAACTCCACCTTCACCGTTCGCAAGATTTCCGACGGTATCGGCGTGGAGCGCGTGTTCCCCATGAACTCCCCCTACATCGACCGCGTTGAAGTGGTCTCCGAGGGTAAAGTTCGCCGTAGCCGCATCTACTACCTGCGCAACCTGCGCGGTAAGGCTGCCCGCATCAAGTCCAAGCAGATCTGGGAGTAA
- the smpB gene encoding SsrA-binding protein SmpB, with amino-acid sequence MAKKKNKTTSPDTIAVNKQARRLYEILETFEAGISLVGSEVKSLRGGQVSFKDGYVSFRQGSAFLVGVHIAPYEKTGVYDQHDPERPRRLLLHKQEIDTLQAKTEQKGLSVVPMKMYFSRGKVKVQLGLGRGKNVHSKKQDLKDRDIARDTQRQLAAYK; translated from the coding sequence ATGGCCAAGAAAAAGAACAAGACCACTTCGCCCGACACCATCGCCGTCAACAAGCAGGCCCGCCGCCTCTACGAGATCCTCGAGACCTTTGAAGCGGGCATCTCGCTTGTCGGCTCCGAGGTCAAGTCCCTGCGCGGGGGCCAGGTTTCCTTCAAGGACGGCTACGTCTCCTTCCGTCAGGGCTCGGCCTTTCTGGTGGGCGTGCATATCGCCCCCTACGAGAAGACCGGCGTCTACGACCAGCACGACCCGGAACGGCCCCGCCGCCTGCTCCTGCACAAGCAGGAGATCGACACCCTTCAGGCCAAGACCGAGCAGAAGGGACTGTCCGTAGTACCCATGAAAATGTATTTCAGCCGGGGCAAGGTGAAGGTCCAGCTCGGCCTGGGACGCGGCAAGAACGTCCACTCCAAGAAGCAGGATCTGAAGGATCGCGACATCGCCCGCGATACCCAACGGCAACTGGCCGCCTACAAATAG
- a CDS encoding ribonuclease HII: protein MSQVLLFGGRNFMPEEIAGVDEAGRGCLAGPVVAGACILPAEYDLPGLNDSKKLTAAKRETLYPLIRQQAVAWGVGVAWPWEIDEINILQATFRAMGRAVRAMKAEPGFLRIDGDKLIPNYALERDIPQEYIIQGDGKVPAISAASILAKTFRDHLMVHLARRYPGYGLSKHMGYGTKVHVDAIRKLGPCRLHRLTFKKVKPEAKPQVQGSLF from the coding sequence ATGTCGCAGGTATTGTTGTTCGGAGGCCGCAATTTCATGCCCGAGGAGATCGCGGGCGTGGACGAGGCGGGGCGGGGGTGTCTGGCCGGACCGGTGGTTGCCGGGGCGTGCATTCTACCTGCGGAGTACGATCTGCCGGGGCTGAACGATTCCAAGAAACTGACCGCCGCCAAGCGGGAGACGCTGTATCCGCTCATCAGGCAGCAGGCCGTGGCCTGGGGCGTGGGCGTGGCCTGGCCGTGGGAGATCGACGAGATCAATATTTTGCAGGCCACCTTCCGGGCCATGGGCCGAGCGGTCCGGGCCATGAAAGCCGAGCCGGGCTTTCTGCGTATCGACGGCGACAAGCTTATTCCAAACTACGCCCTAGAGCGGGACATTCCCCAGGAATACATCATCCAGGGTGACGGCAAGGTCCCGGCCATCTCCGCCGCCTCCATCCTGGCCAAGACCTTTCGCGACCACCTCATGGTCCATCTGGCCCGCCGTTATCCGGGGTACGGGTTGTCCAAGCACATGGGCTACGGCACCAAGGTTCATGTGGATGCCATACGGAAGCTCGGACCGTGTCGCCTCCACCGGTTGACCTTCAAGAAGGTCAAACCCGAGGCAAAACCGCAGGTCCAGGGCAGTCTTTTCTAG